A section of the Actinomycetota bacterium genome encodes:
- a CDS encoding response regulator, whose translation MTSPMLNEAIRILVAEDNEDHLFLTVRALNDVEGVHLEVDAVKDGEEALDYIHRRGRFADRERPHLILLDIKMPRIGGFEVLMQLKSDPELRSIPVVVLTSSENQEDVETTYRLGGNSFVSKPAGMAGMREGIRGLADYWVQLAQLPEPPR comes from the coding sequence ATGACGTCGCCGATGTTGAACGAAGCGATACGCATCCTCGTGGCGGAGGACAACGAGGACCATCTGTTCCTGACCGTGCGCGCGCTGAACGACGTGGAGGGCGTGCATCTCGAGGTCGACGCCGTGAAGGACGGGGAGGAGGCGCTCGACTACATCCATCGTCGGGGTCGCTTCGCGGACCGCGAGCGTCCCCACCTGATCCTGCTCGACATCAAGATGCCGCGTATCGGCGGGTTCGAGGTGCTCATGCAACTGAAGAGCGACCCTGAGCTCAGGTCCATCCCGGTGGTGGTCCTCACGTCGTCTGAGAACCAGGAGGACGTGGAGACCACCTACCGGCTCGGTGGGAACTCGTTCGTCTCGAAGCCCGCCGGGATGGCCGGGATGAGGGAGGGCATCCGGGGCTTGGCCGACTACTGGGTGCAGCTCGCGCAGCTCCCCGAGCCCCCGCGGTAG